The following proteins are co-located in the Myroides profundi genome:
- the pbpC gene encoding penicillin-binding protein 1C codes for MKLKPNFNWKTWSLKRKVMTIIAFILLVLYYFSLPSELFTKPYSTVIESNDNKLLGAQIATDGQWRFPEVNSVPHKFKECIIAFEDDYFYYHWGVNPVSMIKAFRANLQSDKVVRGGSTLTQQTIRLSRDGKKRSYSEKLIEAIQATRLEFKYSKDRILSLYASHAPFGGNVVGIEVAAWRYFGTTPEQLSWAESATLAVLPNAPSLIYPGKNQETLLKKRNALLKKLLDKGTFDESTYLLALEEPLPQKPHELPQIAPHLLQYVAKTNSQERNHTTIDYNIQQRVNDIVKGYYFNYSQTEIYNMAVIVIDVETRNIISYVGNTPTTVQHKKDVDIIHAQRSTASIIKPFLYASMLDDAELLPKTLAADIPVVISGYKPENFNSSYEGAVPADEALFRSLNIPFVLMLQKYGIYRFYNQLQNLGFKSISKHPNHYGLSLILGGAESNLWEITKAYTGLASTLNYYNKTKGQYRSNEIQDLNWNKNVQLDFGQDSKEKAHLGAGAIYNTFKALTQVNRPEGDEAWRYYDSSFKIAWKTGTSFGGRDAWAVGVNKKYVVGIWVGNASGEGRPSISGVRMAGPILFDVFNLLPRTSWFEQPLNDMEEIEVCTQSGYLASPYCNKRTELVPYRAKKTELCPYHKLIHLDQSMSFQVNSMCEPIDNIINQPWFILPPTMAHFYKRHHSDYKDLPPYRPDCIDYNAQNTTEFIYPKHNDLIYLTKDFYSNVQPFIAKAATSNPAKTLYWYLDEEYLGETSLFHEQAIQADPGTHYLTIVDADGNTKTIQITLELSSPK; via the coding sequence ATGAAACTGAAACCTAACTTTAACTGGAAAACATGGTCTTTAAAGAGAAAAGTGATGACGATCATCGCTTTTATTCTCTTAGTACTCTATTACTTTTCGCTACCTAGCGAATTGTTCACTAAGCCCTATTCCACCGTAATAGAAAGTAATGATAACAAACTTCTCGGTGCACAGATAGCGACAGATGGGCAATGGCGTTTTCCTGAAGTAAACTCTGTACCTCATAAGTTCAAGGAGTGTATTATTGCCTTCGAAGACGACTATTTTTACTACCACTGGGGAGTTAACCCAGTTTCAATGATAAAAGCCTTTAGAGCTAATCTTCAGTCTGACAAGGTAGTCAGAGGAGGAAGCACACTTACACAGCAGACTATTCGTTTATCTAGAGATGGTAAGAAAAGAAGCTATTCAGAGAAACTTATTGAAGCGATACAAGCTACTCGTCTAGAGTTTAAGTATAGTAAAGATAGAATATTAAGCCTATACGCATCGCATGCCCCTTTTGGAGGTAATGTAGTAGGTATAGAAGTAGCTGCTTGGCGTTATTTTGGGACAACACCAGAACAGTTATCTTGGGCAGAGAGTGCTACATTAGCAGTGCTACCGAACGCTCCAAGTCTTATCTACCCAGGAAAGAACCAAGAAACATTACTTAAAAAAAGAAATGCCTTACTGAAAAAGCTACTAGACAAAGGTACTTTTGATGAGAGCACCTATCTACTAGCATTAGAAGAGCCTCTACCACAGAAGCCTCATGAGCTACCTCAGATAGCACCTCACCTATTACAGTATGTAGCTAAGACGAATAGTCAAGAGAGAAATCATACTACGATAGACTATAATATTCAACAGCGTGTCAATGATATCGTGAAGGGATATTATTTTAATTATAGTCAGACCGAAATCTATAATATGGCTGTTATAGTCATAGATGTAGAAACACGTAATATCATCAGCTATGTAGGAAATACCCCTACTACAGTACAACATAAAAAAGATGTAGACATCATCCATGCACAGCGCAGTACAGCGAGTATCATTAAACCCTTCTTGTACGCGAGTATGCTAGATGATGCAGAACTCCTACCCAAAACATTAGCTGCTGATATACCTGTAGTGATATCGGGCTATAAACCTGAGAACTTTAATAGCTCTTATGAAGGAGCAGTACCAGCAGACGAAGCCTTATTTAGATCACTAAATATTCCATTTGTATTAATGCTTCAGAAATATGGCATCTACAGATTCTATAATCAATTGCAAAACTTAGGTTTCAAGTCCATTTCTAAACATCCAAATCACTATGGTCTATCCCTGATATTAGGGGGAGCTGAGAGCAATCTATGGGAGATAACAAAAGCATATACAGGACTAGCTTCTACCCTTAACTATTACAACAAAACAAAAGGTCAATATAGAAGTAACGAAATACAAGATCTAAACTGGAATAAGAACGTTCAACTTGACTTTGGACAGGATAGCAAAGAGAAAGCACATCTTGGTGCAGGAGCCATTTACAATACTTTTAAGGCACTTACACAAGTTAATCGACCAGAAGGAGATGAAGCATGGAGATACTATGACTCATCCTTTAAAATAGCTTGGAAGACAGGTACAAGCTTTGGAGGTAGAGACGCATGGGCAGTCGGTGTTAATAAAAAGTATGTAGTCGGTATATGGGTAGGGAATGCCTCTGGAGAAGGTCGTCCATCTATCAGTGGAGTGCGTATGGCTGGTCCTATACTATTTGATGTATTTAATCTATTACCACGTACGAGTTGGTTTGAACAACCACTAAATGATATGGAAGAGATAGAAGTATGTACACAATCTGGCTATCTCGCTAGTCCGTATTGTAACAAGAGAACAGAGCTAGTACCCTATCGTGCTAAAAAGACAGAACTATGCCCTTATCACAAACTTATTCACTTAGATCAGTCGATGAGCTTTCAAGTCAATAGTATGTGTGAACCCATTGATAATATCATTAATCAGCCTTGGTTCATCTTGCCTCCGACTATGGCTCACTTCTATAAGCGACATCACAGTGATTATAAGGACTTACCTCCTTATAGACCTGACTGTATAGATTATAACGCGCAGAATACAACAGAGTTTATCTATCCTAAGCACAATGATCTAATCTATCTGACTAAAGACTTCTATTCTAATGTACAACCTTTTATAGCTAAAGCAGCCACTAGCAACCCTGCCAAAACACTGTACTGGTACCTAGATGAAGAATACTTAGGCGAGACCTCACTATTTCATGAACAGGCTATACAGGCAGATCCAGGTACGCACTATCTAACCATAGTAGATGCTGATGGAAATACTAAAACGATTCAGATCACTTTAGAACTCAGTAGCCCTAAATAA
- a CDS encoding Rne/Rng family ribonuclease → MNKELIIRSNSDTVDFALLKDGKLIELHREREESEDDGFQVGDIFIAKIRKPVAGLNAAFVHVGFEKDAFLHYHDLGPNLRTLLKFTKLVSGGKLKDYSLKNFPFEEEIDKDGVVSDVLSANQSLLVQIVKEPISTKGPRISSELSIAGRYVVLVPFSNRISISQKIESKEEKERLKKLLQTIKPKGFGVIVRTVAEGMKVAEIEKDLQNLMTRWNNMCKKLSVAHHPSKVLGEVNKASSILRDVFNDTFTGIMTDDEDMYYQTKDYLQEIAPSKVSIVKHYQSLEVPIFEKYNIERQIKTSFGRTVSMSKGAYLIIEHTEALHVIDVNSGNRSNKAQSQEDTALEVNLIAAAEIARQLRLRDMGGIIVVDFIDMGNPENRKTLYDFLKEEMSDDKAKHKILPPSKFGLIQITRQRVRPEVSIETREEDPNEHGEIEAPILVIDKIKADLENIISKDKSKKIILNTHPFVAAYLTKGIPSIRAKWYLEFKKWVKIIPRDAYTYLEYHFLDDKGNELSE, encoded by the coding sequence GTGAATAAAGAGCTAATTATTAGGTCGAATTCTGATACAGTAGATTTTGCCTTATTAAAAGATGGAAAACTAATTGAACTACACAGAGAGAGAGAAGAGAGTGAGGATGATGGTTTCCAAGTTGGTGATATTTTTATCGCTAAAATTAGAAAACCTGTAGCAGGACTTAATGCTGCATTCGTTCACGTAGGATTTGAGAAGGATGCTTTCTTGCATTATCATGATCTAGGTCCTAATCTTCGAACTTTACTGAAGTTCACTAAACTTGTAAGCGGAGGTAAATTAAAAGATTACTCCTTAAAAAACTTTCCTTTTGAGGAAGAAATTGATAAAGATGGAGTGGTTAGTGATGTATTAAGTGCTAATCAGTCTTTATTAGTTCAGATTGTTAAAGAACCAATTTCTACTAAAGGACCTCGTATTAGTTCTGAACTTTCTATAGCAGGACGTTATGTAGTCTTAGTTCCTTTCTCTAATAGAATCTCTATTTCTCAAAAGATAGAATCTAAAGAAGAAAAAGAGCGTTTAAAGAAACTTCTTCAAACAATCAAACCAAAGGGATTTGGAGTAATAGTACGTACGGTAGCAGAGGGAATGAAGGTAGCAGAGATCGAAAAAGATCTGCAGAACCTAATGACTCGCTGGAACAATATGTGCAAAAAATTAAGCGTAGCTCATCATCCTTCTAAAGTATTAGGAGAGGTTAATAAAGCATCATCTATTCTTAGAGATGTGTTTAATGATACTTTCACGGGTATCATGACTGATGATGAAGATATGTATTACCAAACGAAAGACTATTTGCAAGAGATAGCTCCTTCGAAAGTTTCTATTGTGAAACACTATCAATCATTAGAAGTGCCGATTTTCGAAAAATACAATATCGAACGTCAGATTAAGACTTCTTTTGGTAGAACTGTTTCTATGAGTAAGGGAGCTTATTTAATCATAGAGCATACAGAGGCGTTACACGTCATAGATGTAAATAGTGGAAACCGCTCAAACAAAGCTCAGTCTCAAGAAGACACTGCCCTTGAAGTTAACCTTATCGCTGCAGCTGAGATAGCTAGACAGCTTAGATTAAGAGATATGGGTGGAATCATCGTAGTAGATTTTATTGATATGGGGAACCCAGAGAATAGAAAGACACTATATGACTTCTTAAAAGAAGAAATGAGTGATGATAAAGCAAAACACAAGATCTTGCCTCCTAGTAAATTTGGGTTAATTCAAATCACTAGACAACGTGTTAGACCTGAAGTCAGTATAGAAACAAGAGAAGAAGATCCGAATGAACACGGTGAAATCGAAGCTCCTATTCTTGTAATTGACAAAATAAAGGCTGACCTAGAAAATATTATTTCGAAAGATAAGTCGAAAAAAATTATCTTAAATACGCATCCGTTTGTTGCTGCTTATTTAACTAAAGGAATTCCATCTATTAGAGCTAAGTGGTACTTAGAGTTTAAAAAATGGGTTAAAATAATTCCACGTGACGCTTACACGTATCTAGAATACCATTTCTTAGATGATAAAGGAAATGAACTTTCAGAATAA
- a CDS encoding nucleoside deaminase — MDTFFTDEYFMRIALSEAKEAYDKGEIPVGAIVVANNQIIAKSHNLTELLHDVTAHAEIQAISSAANYLNAKYLKNCTLFVTLEPCQMCAGALYWSQITKVVYGASDDKRGYKAIGGQLHPKTEVVYGVLEQECTALMKSFFENKRK; from the coding sequence ATGGATACATTTTTCACAGATGAATATTTTATGCGTATTGCTCTAAGCGAAGCAAAAGAAGCGTATGATAAGGGAGAAATCCCTGTAGGAGCAATCGTAGTTGCCAACAACCAAATTATAGCTAAAAGTCACAATTTGACAGAGCTATTACACGATGTGACTGCTCATGCGGAGATACAAGCTATCTCTTCTGCTGCTAATTACTTAAACGCTAAATATTTGAAAAACTGCACTTTATTTGTAACTTTAGAACCTTGTCAGATGTGTGCAGGAGCCCTTTATTGGAGTCAAATAACCAAAGTTGTTTATGGTGCATCTGATGATAAAAGAGGATATAAAGCCATAGGAGGACAACTCCATCCAAAGACTGAAGTAGTCTATGGCGTTCTTGAACAAGAATGTACGGCTTTAATGAAATCGTTTTTTGAAAATAAAAGAAAATAA
- a CDS encoding alpha-2-macroglobulin family protein: MKFRNLLILICCAFIALQSCKKNGDLNVNLSNPKLFSEYILAFTAGVISTKDPIDISIPKNWKNWAPNEELDSDLFTITPAVKGKVVYLPTDVIRFIPSERLKQDQRYNITFHLDKVTETEDALKNFSFMVMTVPQTFHTQLLDLQSVSDTEYVLNGVLTTSDWLTTADAKKVLTAVQEKKNLDLKFDSDDKTEAKEFKFTINKIKRNPSESSIDIVINGKPVNNAAKSTEIHTVPQQNYFDHFKVEPVADDAQAFWINFSNPLKKNQDFNGLIDLENNDAKLTFSTDGNVLKVFADKPLQDKINIRISSGIEDNKGNKTLTTEVVELNFGIPKPDVQLINSGTILPSSENLKINFRATTLKAVDVKVYKIYENNILQFLQENNIDGKYSLNRVADPIAKTTIKLTNANPKALMQYNTYALDLSTLISPDPGAIYRVEFSFDRSHSLYGCTESQDSETTDEDIEEDTDEELNQDDEYYDDDYYYYYDWSEKDDPCSKSYYYYHEKAATNVLATDLGVIIKGGNNNIYTTIVTNLITTDPVAAATVEFYTYRQQLITSAKTDTNGILTVNLEKKKPAFAIIKDDRNTTYVKIDEANSLSMSNYDVDGTTLQKGINGYIYTERGVWRPGDNIYLDFILDDLANPLPANHPIKLTFSDPYGKVVDQIVQKKNANNHYAYVLKTNPESLTGNWQAVVSVGGAKFYKQIKIETIKPNRLKIKNTIEGKTVYSNSNSARVDYNVQWLQGSVAKNLKAEVTLKLLPQTTTFSNYKAYSFSNSLSSYGSQEINAFSGSTDFEGDFAFFVNLNNIPENTGMLKAIFTSKVYENGGDVSTDVSTATISPYNTYVGIKAPDANKYGYYQTDEPLKFSFITVNAQGAPKSHDINVTVYRKKGYWWWSSNNNGASSYSSSDYYSVYKDAVDYTTSSNGTATMSLTIPEQDWGTYEIVARDKYGKHIASSVVYVDYPYWSGKTKHSQGKEATVLALATDKKDYNTGEKIKLSFPSSEGGRALISIENGSTVLETHWVKTQKGETTFEIATTEAMSPNVYINVSAIQPHASTLNNSPIRMYGVAPINVYNKKTKLEPVLTMPDKLKPEQEFTVQVKEKAGQKMTYTIAIVEDGLLDLTRFKTPNPWDNFYSKTALGVRTWDIYDNVIGAYGGAINQVFSIGGDEDLGAGQVKKANRFKPVVIHLGPFVLDGGKTGTHKVKLPKYIGSVRTMVVASNVATKAYGSVEKTVKVNNPLMILGSLPRRAVPGEKVTLPITVFAMESHVKNVTVKVKTDDKFKIQNNATQEITFSEPDEKVVYCDLEVQQKTGISKIEIEAISGKERATYVVELDVLNPNPITVKTEDIVLEPNSTNKIEWEKFGVTGSNKATLELSTFPGINLTSRLNFLIKYPHGCSEQVTSGVFPQIFLEDLVYVSKSKKESLQRNINEGLKTLAQRQMADGSFRYWSSDSYSDDWTTSYILHFLIEAEKRGYALPIGSKANAIAYQQKAVRSWSYSSRYNNDIAQAYRLYTLALAGNADLASMNRLRETTGISADTKLRLAAAYALAGQKEAANKLIASSPIIENNQSQYYYYGSYERRLAMALETLILTKSNNKLMHEYANTLAKRLGSNTWMSTQSTAFGLNVISAYVKNNKSKEGINVDFTSNGTTTNATTKNNMYEYDFKTISSTNEVSLINKNTSTVYARVAYSGILPVGKELTDESNISIRTSFRDASQQVINPTQLSQGTEFSAYITITNTTVNSIDNVALTQIIPSGWEIVNLRYTDAGEVSNPVQHTDIRDDRSNFYFSLNPRETKTLRVVLNASYLGKYYMPGVYAEAMYDNSYRCRTAGQWIEVVK, encoded by the coding sequence ATGAAATTCAGAAATCTACTTATCCTCATCTGCTGTGCTTTTATAGCACTCCAGTCTTGTAAAAAGAATGGGGATTTAAATGTCAATTTATCCAACCCTAAGCTTTTTAGTGAATATATACTTGCTTTTACGGCAGGTGTTATCTCTACTAAAGATCCTATCGATATCAGTATTCCTAAAAACTGGAAAAACTGGGCTCCTAATGAAGAATTGGACAGTGACCTATTTACAATTACACCAGCTGTAAAAGGGAAAGTAGTATACTTACCTACAGATGTGATCCGTTTTATCCCTTCTGAGCGATTAAAACAAGATCAGAGATATAATATTACTTTTCATTTAGACAAAGTTACAGAGACAGAAGATGCCTTAAAGAACTTCTCTTTTATGGTGATGACTGTACCTCAGACATTCCATACACAGTTATTAGACCTTCAGAGTGTATCTGATACAGAATATGTTCTTAATGGTGTACTGACTACAAGTGACTGGCTAACTACTGCTGATGCAAAAAAAGTACTTACTGCAGTACAAGAAAAAAAGAACTTAGATCTAAAATTTGATAGTGATGATAAAACAGAAGCTAAAGAATTTAAGTTCACAATCAATAAGATTAAGAGAAACCCTTCAGAATCATCGATTGATATCGTTATCAATGGTAAACCTGTAAATAATGCTGCTAAAAGCACTGAAATACACACAGTACCTCAACAGAATTACTTTGATCACTTTAAGGTTGAACCTGTAGCTGATGACGCACAAGCTTTTTGGATTAACTTTTCGAACCCTCTTAAGAAGAATCAAGACTTTAATGGTCTTATAGACTTAGAGAATAACGACGCAAAACTAACTTTCTCAACAGATGGAAACGTATTAAAAGTATTTGCAGACAAACCGTTACAAGACAAAATCAATATTAGAATCAGTTCAGGTATTGAAGATAACAAAGGGAATAAAACGCTAACTACGGAAGTAGTAGAGCTAAACTTCGGTATTCCTAAACCTGATGTACAACTAATCAACAGTGGTACAATATTACCTAGCTCAGAGAATTTAAAAATAAACTTTAGAGCTACTACTCTAAAAGCTGTAGATGTAAAAGTTTACAAAATATACGAAAACAATATTCTTCAATTCTTACAAGAGAATAATATAGATGGAAAATACAGCCTTAACAGAGTAGCTGATCCTATCGCAAAAACTACAATTAAACTGACGAATGCGAACCCTAAAGCATTAATGCAGTACAATACTTATGCCTTAGACTTATCTACTCTTATTAGTCCTGATCCAGGAGCAATATACAGAGTGGAGTTCTCATTTGACCGTTCGCACTCACTATATGGATGTACTGAGAGTCAAGACAGCGAGACTACAGATGAGGATATAGAAGAAGATACAGATGAGGAACTAAATCAAGATGACGAGTATTATGATGATGATTACTACTATTACTATGACTGGAGCGAGAAAGATGACCCTTGTTCTAAATCTTACTACTACTATCACGAGAAAGCAGCTACTAATGTATTAGCTACTGACTTAGGTGTGATTATTAAAGGTGGTAATAATAACATCTATACAACGATTGTTACAAATCTAATTACAACAGATCCTGTTGCGGCAGCTACAGTAGAATTCTATACCTATAGACAACAATTAATTACTTCTGCGAAGACAGACACTAACGGTATACTTACTGTTAATTTAGAGAAAAAGAAACCTGCCTTTGCTATTATAAAAGATGATAGAAATACAACTTATGTAAAAATAGATGAGGCAAACTCTCTATCTATGAGTAACTATGATGTAGATGGTACTACATTACAAAAAGGTATCAATGGATATATCTATACTGAAAGAGGAGTATGGAGACCAGGAGACAACATTTACCTAGATTTCATTCTTGATGATCTAGCTAATCCTCTACCTGCTAACCACCCGATCAAACTAACTTTCTCTGATCCTTATGGGAAAGTAGTTGACCAGATAGTACAGAAAAAGAATGCTAATAATCACTACGCTTATGTTTTAAAAACAAACCCTGAATCTCTTACTGGGAATTGGCAGGCAGTTGTAAGTGTAGGAGGAGCTAAATTCTACAAGCAAATTAAAATCGAAACGATAAAACCGAATCGTTTAAAAATTAAAAACACAATCGAAGGCAAAACTGTTTACAGCAATAGTAACAGTGCTAGAGTCGACTATAACGTACAGTGGCTACAAGGAAGTGTTGCTAAAAACTTAAAAGCTGAAGTAACCCTTAAGTTACTTCCTCAAACAACAACTTTCTCTAACTATAAAGCGTATTCATTTAGTAACAGCTTGAGTTCTTATGGTTCTCAAGAGATAAATGCTTTCTCAGGATCAACTGACTTTGAAGGTGACTTTGCCTTTTTTGTTAATCTAAACAATATACCTGAAAACACAGGAATGCTAAAAGCAATCTTCACTTCTAAGGTATATGAAAACGGAGGTGATGTATCTACTGATGTATCTACAGCTACGATCTCTCCATACAATACCTATGTAGGGATAAAGGCACCGGACGCTAATAAATACGGATATTATCAAACAGACGAACCACTTAAATTCTCTTTTATAACTGTGAATGCACAAGGGGCTCCTAAATCTCATGATATCAACGTAACTGTTTATAGAAAAAAAGGATATTGGTGGTGGAGCTCTAATAACAATGGAGCTTCTAGCTACAGTAGTTCAGACTACTACTCTGTGTATAAAGATGCGGTGGATTATACTACATCTTCTAACGGTACAGCTACTATGTCTCTGACTATTCCAGAACAAGACTGGGGTACTTATGAGATTGTAGCTCGTGATAAATATGGTAAACATATAGCTTCTTCAGTAGTATATGTAGACTACCCTTATTGGTCTGGTAAAACCAAACATTCACAAGGAAAAGAAGCTACAGTATTAGCCCTAGCTACAGATAAAAAAGATTATAATACAGGAGAGAAGATAAAACTATCTTTCCCATCTAGTGAAGGTGGTAGAGCATTAATCTCTATAGAGAATGGATCTACTGTATTAGAGACACATTGGGTGAAAACTCAAAAAGGAGAAACTACATTCGAAATCGCTACTACAGAAGCGATGTCGCCTAATGTATACATCAATGTATCTGCTATACAGCCACATGCTTCTACGTTAAATAACTCTCCTATACGTATGTATGGAGTAGCTCCTATCAATGTATACAATAAGAAGACTAAGCTAGAGCCTGTTCTGACTATGCCTGACAAACTAAAACCTGAACAAGAATTCACTGTTCAAGTAAAAGAAAAGGCAGGTCAAAAAATGACCTATACTATAGCGATAGTAGAAGACGGTCTACTAGATCTAACACGTTTTAAGACTCCTAATCCATGGGATAACTTCTATAGCAAAACTGCCTTAGGTGTGCGTACTTGGGATATTTATGACAACGTTATTGGAGCTTATGGTGGTGCTATTAATCAAGTATTCAGCATAGGGGGAGATGAAGACCTTGGAGCTGGTCAAGTGAAGAAAGCAAATAGATTTAAACCTGTTGTTATCCACTTAGGTCCATTCGTTCTTGATGGAGGAAAAACTGGAACTCATAAAGTAAAACTACCTAAGTACATAGGATCAGTTCGTACGATGGTGGTTGCTTCTAATGTAGCTACTAAAGCATACGGAAGTGTAGAAAAAACGGTCAAAGTAAACAACCCTCTGATGATACTAGGTTCTCTTCCTAGAAGAGCTGTACCAGGAGAGAAAGTAACGCTACCGATTACAGTATTCGCTATGGAAAGCCATGTGAAAAATGTAACTGTAAAAGTAAAAACAGATGACAAGTTTAAGATTCAGAATAATGCTACACAGGAAATAACATTCAGTGAACCTGACGAAAAAGTAGTGTACTGTGACTTAGAAGTACAACAAAAAACAGGTATTTCTAAGATAGAAATAGAAGCTATATCTGGTAAAGAGAGAGCTACTTATGTAGTAGAATTAGATGTACTAAATCCTAATCCTATCACTGTAAAGACAGAAGATATCGTATTAGAACCGAATAGTACAAATAAAATCGAATGGGAGAAGTTTGGAGTGACAGGTAGTAATAAAGCTACTCTAGAGCTATCTACTTTCCCTGGTATCAATCTAACATCTAGATTAAACTTCTTGATTAAATATCCTCACGGATGTAGTGAGCAGGTGACTTCTGGAGTATTCCCTCAGATCTTCTTAGAAGACTTAGTTTATGTAAGTAAGAGCAAAAAAGAAAGTCTACAGCGCAATATCAACGAAGGGTTAAAGACATTAGCTCAACGTCAGATGGCAGATGGTAGCTTTAGATACTGGAGCAGTGATTCTTATTCTGATGACTGGACTACTTCATACATCTTACACTTCTTAATCGAAGCTGAAAAAAGAGGCTATGCATTACCTATTGGAAGTAAAGCTAATGCAATCGCTTATCAACAAAAAGCTGTAAGATCATGGTCATACAGCAGTCGTTATAATAATGATATTGCACAGGCTTATAGATTATACACACTAGCACTAGCTGGTAATGCTGATTTAGCTTCTATGAACAGACTAAGAGAGACTACTGGTATTTCTGCTGATACGAAGTTACGTCTTGCAGCAGCCTATGCTTTAGCGGGTCAAAAAGAAGCTGCTAATAAACTAATAGCAAGCTCACCTATTATAGAGAATAATCAATCTCAGTATTACTATTATGGTTCTTATGAGAGAAGATTAGCGATGGCATTAGAAACACTTATTCTGACTAAATCGAATAATAAGTTAATGCATGAATACGCTAATACATTGGCAAAAAGATTAGGTTCTAATACATGGATGAGTACACAGAGTACAGCATTTGGACTGAACGTGATCTCAGCTTATGTAAAGAATAATAAATCAAAAGAAGGTATTAATGTAGACTTCACAAGTAATGGAACGACTACAAATGCTACGACAAAAAACAATATGTATGAGTATGACTTTAAAACGATATCTTCTACTAATGAAGTTAGTTTAATCAATAAGAATACTTCTACTGTTTATGCTCGCGTGGCTTATAGTGGTATCCTTCCTGTAGGAAAAGAATTGACAGACGAAAGTAATATCAGTATTCGCACCTCATTTAGAGATGCAAGTCAGCAAGTAATTAACCCTACTCAGCTGAGCCAAGGAACAGAGTTCTCTGCTTATATTACGATTACGAATACCACTGTTAACAGCATTGATAATGTAGCATTGACACAAATTATCCCATCTGGATGGGAGATTGTAAACCTGAGATACACAGATGCTGGTGAAGTGAGTAATCCTGTACAACACACAGATATCAGAGATGACCGTTCTAACTTCTACTTCAGTCTTAATCCAAGAGAGACGAAGACATTAAGAGTAGTATTAAATGCATCTTACCTAGGTAAATATTATATGCCAGGAGTCTATGCAGAAGCGATGTATGACAATTCATACAGATGCCGTACAGCAGGACAATGGATAGAAGTAGTAAAATAA